A single genomic interval of Carassius carassius chromosome 24, fCarCar2.1, whole genome shotgun sequence harbors:
- the LOC132103489 gene encoding uncharacterized protein LOC132103489: MHLPVSSSVEEQEDAEFKSRKQTWEKAKFRLRSLEGHSDITTCVVAVDNLVISGSRDTTVKVWHVPTATEQCNLGGHSGGVTCLSAPPPEYCRRLAHAFDLADRERFVLSGSTDCCVRIWALSSGQCVKSIYTFNAVSSLCFIPEGEGFIVTGSDAGKLQVWSWRSQENCQSVNAHLDTVTTLQSQGPLLFSGSTEGCVCVWEVSDEGPEPLHRLHIWGPEVTGCSGDDGRLILSPHGDRVFLSCRKASIQILNWTTVDERYYDAPNDACWLSPIIGDVTVRRDSRLEDCLLESDTDSDDEQSEVDDDEVSIPQDASETEEPTSSSWLRCVLQ, from the exons ATGCATCTCCCTGTCAGCTCCAGTGTAGAAGAACAAGAAG ATGCTGAGTTCAAATCTCGCAAACAAACTTGGGAAAAGGCCAAGTTTCGTCTCAGGTCTCTGGAGGGTCATAGTGACATTACCACTTGTGTGGTCGCTGTCGACAATCTTGTGATTTCTGGCAG TCGAGATACAACAGTTAAAGTGTGGCATGttcccacggcaacggagcagtGCAATTTGGGAGGTCACAGCGGTGGAGTCACCTGTCTCAGTGCACCACCTCCAGAGTACTGCAGGAGAttgg CACATGCATTCGACTTGGCTGACAGGGAAAGATTTGTTCTAAGTGGTTCCACAGACTGTTGTGTGAGAATTTGGGCTTTGAGCTCgg GTCAGTGTGTCAAATCCATCTACACATTCAATGCAGTCTCAAGCCTGTGCTTCATTCCTGAAGGAGAAGGCTTCATTGTTACTGGTTCAG ACGCTGGGAAGCTGCAGGTTTGGAGCTGGCGCTCGCAGGAGAACTGTCAGTCAGTGAACGCACACCTGGACACAGTCACCACACTACAG TCCCAGGGTCCTCTGCTGTTCAGCGGCTCCACcgagggatgtgtgtgtgtgtgggaggtgtCCGATGAAGGGCCGGAGCCCCTCCACAGGTTGCACATCTGGGGGCCAGAAGTCACAGGGTGTAGTGGGGATGACGGGAGGCTGATTCTGAGCCCCCACGGTGACCGTGTGTTCCTCTCATGTAGAAAGGCCAGCATACAAATCCTAAATTGGACAACGG TGGATGAACGTTATTATGATGCCCCTAATGATGCATGCTGGCTCTCTCCAATCAT AGGCGATGTCACAGTGAGACGAGACAGCCGACTGGAAGATTGTCTTCTTGAATCCGACACAGACTCTGATGATGAACAAAGTGagg TGGACGATGATGAAGTCTCCATACCCCAGGATGCATCTGAAACAGAGGAACCCACAAGTTCTTCATGGCTGCGTTGTGTTCTTCAGTGA
- the LOC132102962 gene encoding PILR alpha-associated neural protein-like isoform X1 has protein sequence MERCSISPHTGFIPLWSFLLVTVIFCTATGDRDRRKWEELGEMQMPVTAQASTTQLWAVDWGPTQPLEDETHHFLSSLETESLRETTPEDWSHRRSMPANQTQHPTTGERDKIETEEQDTKEVDPQFYVTVTISSLLILSAVIISIKLCYDRSLSQRPPPLSLAIPRSMAQEDSRQTLHSTPSFPDRERIPVVNL, from the exons ATGGAGCGATG CTCCATCTCTCCCCACACTGGATTCATTCCCCTTTGGAGCTTCCTGCTGGTCACTGTAATTTTTTGCACTGCCACCGGTGACAGAGATCGCAGGAAGTGGGAGGAGTTGGGCGAAATGCAGATGCCAGTCACGGCGCAGGCCAGCACCACTCAGCTCTGGGCGGTGGACTGGGGTCCCACGCAGCCCCTGGAGGATGAAACCCATCACTTCCTATCCAGTCTGGAGACGGAAAGTTTGAGGGAGACTACGCCCGAGGACTGGTCACATCGTCGGAGCATGCCTGCCAATCAAACTCAACACCCAACTACAGGAGAGAGGGACAAAATAGAGACAGAAGAGCAGGACACCAAGGAAG TGGACCCACAGTTTTACGTGACAGTGACAATTTCATCTCTGCTGATTCTCTCTGCGGTCATCATCTCTATTAAACTCTG tTACGACCGCAGTCTCTCCCAGCGCCCTCCGCCTCTCTCCCTTGCCATCCCTCGGTCCATGGCTCAGGAGGACAGCAGGCAGACACTGCACAGCACTCCATCCTTCCCCGACAGAGAGAG GATACCAGTGGTCAATCTTTGA
- the LOC132102962 gene encoding PILR alpha-associated neural protein-like isoform X2, with product MERCSISPHTGFIPLWSFLLVTVIFCTATGDRDRRKWEELGEMQMPVTAQASTTQLWAVDWGPTQPLEDETHHFLSSLETESLRETTPEDWSHRRSMPANQTQHPTTGERDKIETEEQDTKEVDPQFYVTVTISSLLILSAVIISIKLCYDRSLSQRPPPLSLAIPRSMAQEDSRQTLHSTPSFPDRER from the exons ATGGAGCGATG CTCCATCTCTCCCCACACTGGATTCATTCCCCTTTGGAGCTTCCTGCTGGTCACTGTAATTTTTTGCACTGCCACCGGTGACAGAGATCGCAGGAAGTGGGAGGAGTTGGGCGAAATGCAGATGCCAGTCACGGCGCAGGCCAGCACCACTCAGCTCTGGGCGGTGGACTGGGGTCCCACGCAGCCCCTGGAGGATGAAACCCATCACTTCCTATCCAGTCTGGAGACGGAAAGTTTGAGGGAGACTACGCCCGAGGACTGGTCACATCGTCGGAGCATGCCTGCCAATCAAACTCAACACCCAACTACAGGAGAGAGGGACAAAATAGAGACAGAAGAGCAGGACACCAAGGAAG TGGACCCACAGTTTTACGTGACAGTGACAATTTCATCTCTGCTGATTCTCTCTGCGGTCATCATCTCTATTAAACTCTG tTACGACCGCAGTCTCTCCCAGCGCCCTCCGCCTCTCTCCCTTGCCATCCCTCGGTCCATGGCTCAGGAGGACAGCAGGCAGACACTGCACAGCACTCCATCCTTCCCCGACAGAGAGAGGTAG
- the LOC132102962 gene encoding PILR alpha-associated neural protein-like isoform X3, whose amino-acid sequence MQMPVTAQASTTQLWAVDWGPTQPLEDETHHFLSSLETESLRETTPEDWSHRRSMPANQTQHPTTGERDKIETEEQDTKEVDPQFYVTVTISSLLILSAVIISIKLCYDRSLSQRPPPLSLAIPRSMAQEDSRQTLHSTPSFPDRERIPVVNL is encoded by the exons ATGCAGATGCCAGTCACGGCGCAGGCCAGCACCACTCAGCTCTGGGCGGTGGACTGGGGTCCCACGCAGCCCCTGGAGGATGAAACCCATCACTTCCTATCCAGTCTGGAGACGGAAAGTTTGAGGGAGACTACGCCCGAGGACTGGTCACATCGTCGGAGCATGCCTGCCAATCAAACTCAACACCCAACTACAGGAGAGAGGGACAAAATAGAGACAGAAGAGCAGGACACCAAGGAAG TGGACCCACAGTTTTACGTGACAGTGACAATTTCATCTCTGCTGATTCTCTCTGCGGTCATCATCTCTATTAAACTCTG tTACGACCGCAGTCTCTCCCAGCGCCCTCCGCCTCTCTCCCTTGCCATCCCTCGGTCCATGGCTCAGGAGGACAGCAGGCAGACACTGCACAGCACTCCATCCTTCCCCGACAGAGAGAG GATACCAGTGGTCAATCTTTGA